One window from the genome of Epinephelus moara isolate mb chromosome 5, YSFRI_EMoa_1.0, whole genome shotgun sequence encodes:
- the pold4 gene encoding DNA polymerase delta subunit 4 isoform X1 produces MTTKRGLITDSFKVMKRTRRGMKRAKTPSSPPPPQKAEAETKTIREEELETLRHFDLDWRFGPCTGISRLQRWERAKLHGLSPPEEIRDLLLQTHTDPEYSRSLWSEYPL; encoded by the exons ATGACAACCAAGCGCGGACTGATAACTGATTCATTCAAGGTGATGAAGAGAACAAGGAGGGGGATGAAACGAGCGAAGAcaccttcttctcctcctccgcCACAGAAAG CAGAGGCTGAAACTAAAACGATCCGGGAGGAGGAACTGGAGACGCTCAGACATTTTGATCTGGACTGGAGATTTGGGCCTTGCACAG GTATCAGCAGGTTACAGAGATGGGAGAGAGCAAAGCTTCATGGTCTGAGCCCACCTGAGGAGATCAGAGACCTgctgctgcaaacacacactgaccccGAGTACAGCCggag cCTGTGGAGCGAATACCCTTTGTGA
- the pold4 gene encoding DNA polymerase delta subunit 4 isoform X2 → MTTKRGLITDSFKVMKRTRRGMKRAKTPSSPPPPQKEAETKTIREEELETLRHFDLDWRFGPCTGISRLQRWERAKLHGLSPPEEIRDLLLQTHTDPEYSRSLWSEYPL, encoded by the exons ATGACAACCAAGCGCGGACTGATAACTGATTCATTCAAGGTGATGAAGAGAACAAGGAGGGGGATGAAACGAGCGAAGAcaccttcttctcctcctccgcCACAGAAAG AGGCTGAAACTAAAACGATCCGGGAGGAGGAACTGGAGACGCTCAGACATTTTGATCTGGACTGGAGATTTGGGCCTTGCACAG GTATCAGCAGGTTACAGAGATGGGAGAGAGCAAAGCTTCATGGTCTGAGCCCACCTGAGGAGATCAGAGACCTgctgctgcaaacacacactgaccccGAGTACAGCCggag cCTGTGGAGCGAATACCCTTTGTGA